A stretch of the Leopardus geoffroyi isolate Oge1 chromosome B2, O.geoffroyi_Oge1_pat1.0, whole genome shotgun sequence genome encodes the following:
- the LOC123608815 gene encoding ferritin light chain-like — protein sequence MSCQINQNYSTKLETATNCLVNMHLRASYTFLSLGFYFNREDVALGGVSHFFYKLAEEKRKGAEHLSKLQNQCGGHALFQDMQKPSQDEWGKTQDALEAALFLEKNLNQALLNLHALGSAHADMHLCDFLENHFLDEEVQLIEKMRNLLTNLHTLAGSQAGLGAYLFERLTLSHNEESLEPSSL from the coding sequence ATGAGCTGCCAGATTAATCAGAATTATTCCACTAAGTTGGAGACCGCCACCAATTGCCTGGTCAACATGCATCTGCGGGCCTCCTAcaccttcctctctctgggcttctatTTCAACCGTGAGGATGTGGCTCTGGGGGGTGTGAGCCACTTCTTCTACAAGTTGGCTGAGGAGAAGCGCAAGGGTGCTGAGCATCTCTCGAAGCTGCAAAACCAGTGTGGTGGCCACGCTCTCTTCCAGGATATGCAGAAGCCATCCCAAGATGAGTGGGGTAAAACTCAGGATGCCCTGGAAGCTGCCCTATTTCTGGAGAAGAACCTGAACCAGGCCCTTTTGAATCTGCATGCCTTGGGTTCTGCCCATGCAGACATGCATCTCTGTGACTTCCTGGAGAACCACTTCCTAGATGAGGAGGTGCAACTCATCGAGAAGATGCGCAACCTTCTGACTAACCTCCACACGCTGGCTGGctcccaggctgggctgggtgcATATCTCTTCGAAAGGCTCACCCTCAGCCACAACGAGGAGTCTCTGGAGCCCAGCAGCCTTTGA